In Ferribacterium limneticum, a genomic segment contains:
- a CDS encoding type 1 glutamine amidotransferase: MSVNDPLPWIEPVCALIREAVAKNTPVIGHCLGGQLMSKALGGQVTRNAVKEIGWSGAHGEDNAIARHWLGDFAGKTGTVFQWHGETFSIPSGANRLLTNGYCANQMFVMGPHLGMQCHVEMTPEMIATWCEQWADEAIAVADLPSAQTPEAMLTEISAKLPVMRQLSEQLYSVWIKGLGR, from the coding sequence ATGAGCGTCAACGATCCACTACCTTGGATAGAACCCGTCTGCGCGCTGATCCGCGAAGCGGTGGCGAAAAACACCCCGGTCATCGGCCATTGCCTCGGCGGACAGTTGATGAGCAAGGCGTTGGGCGGGCAAGTCACGCGCAACGCGGTCAAGGAAATCGGCTGGAGCGGCGCGCATGGCGAGGACAATGCCATCGCCCGCCACTGGCTGGGTGATTTCGCCGGCAAAACTGGCACGGTTTTTCAGTGGCACGGCGAGACCTTTAGCATCCCGAGCGGGGCCAACCGCCTGCTGACCAACGGTTACTGCGCCAACCAGATGTTCGTGATGGGTCCGCACCTCGGCATGCAGTGCCACGTCGAAATGACGCCGGAAATGATTGCCACGTGGTGCGAGCAGTGGGCCGATGAAGCTATTGCCGTCGCCGACCTGCCCAGCGCGCAGACGCCGGAAGCCATGCTGACGGAAATTTCCGCCAAGCTGCCGGTCATGCGCCAGCTCTCAGAGCAGCTTTACTCAGTGTGGATCAAGGGTCTGGGCCGCTAA